A section of the Anabaena cylindrica PCC 7122 genome encodes:
- a CDS encoding ATP-binding protein, with translation MNTSNDVRIELTSCEKEAIHIPGLIQPHGVILSFQKPELTILQISDNTLNILGIQPDELLNQNLNRLLEPEQINLLLDSLEQENLEFGNPIEFNIKVNQKNVDFDGIVHRCQEIFILELEPALSEKSNKFFRFYPLIKFAISNLRGAATVTQLSRVIAQEIKKITDFDRVMVYEFDDNWNGVVITEEKADNLTSYLGLHYPSADIPPQARQLYTQNWLRLIPDINYQPAVIIPKNNPFNQQPLDLSNAVLRSVSPLHIEYLQNMGVIASMSISIIKNKKLWGLIACHHQSPKYLSYEIRHVCEFLGQMTSLELGAKEDSEDTEYKLKLKSIQSKLVEYMSVEKNFIQGLINHQPNLLNLVDAEGAAVYFDSEYITFGKTPEIQEIHNLVTWITKNLHDEIFYTDGLSQVYPAAEKFANIASGLMVISIDKSQNNYVLWFRPEVVQTVNWGGNPNKAVEVTVNGDLHLSPRKSFDLWKETVRLKSLPWKSCEVNAALELRHAIISVILRKLDELAQINRELEKSNSELDAFAYIASHDLKEPLRGIHNYSNFLIEDYGNTLDEDGNTKLKTLVRLTQRMEDLIDSLLHFSRLGRVDLSMQKTNLNHLLSQTLDLLSARIEEIGIEIRIPQPLPTVYCDRVQVGEVFNNLIANAIKYNDKEDQWIEIGYLHNHEVFIFYVKDNGIGIKNKHFESIFRIFKRLHSPNKFGGGMGAGLTITKKIIERHGGKIWVDSTYGEGSTFYFTLQAGEI, from the coding sequence ATGAATACTAGCAATGATGTCAGAATTGAGTTAACAAGCTGCGAAAAAGAAGCAATACATATACCTGGATTAATTCAGCCGCATGGAGTTATTTTATCTTTTCAAAAACCAGAACTAACTATTTTGCAAATTAGCGATAATACATTGAATATTCTAGGAATACAGCCAGATGAATTATTAAATCAAAACTTGAATCGACTACTTGAACCTGAGCAAATTAATTTATTATTAGATTCCTTAGAGCAGGAAAACTTAGAGTTTGGTAATCCCATTGAATTTAATATCAAAGTAAATCAAAAAAATGTGGATTTTGATGGAATTGTTCATCGCTGCCAAGAAATTTTTATTTTAGAATTAGAGCCTGCTTTATCAGAAAAAAGTAATAAATTTTTTAGATTTTATCCCTTAATAAAGTTTGCAATATCAAATCTAAGAGGAGCAGCTACCGTTACTCAATTAAGCCGAGTTATTGCTCAAGAAATCAAAAAAATTACTGACTTTGATCGAGTAATGGTTTATGAATTTGATGATAATTGGAATGGTGTAGTAATTACTGAAGAAAAAGCAGATAATCTCACATCTTATTTAGGTTTACATTACCCATCTGCTGATATTCCCCCGCAAGCTAGACAACTCTATACTCAAAACTGGCTCAGACTTATACCAGATATTAACTATCAACCAGCGGTAATTATCCCTAAAAACAACCCATTCAATCAACAACCTTTAGATTTAAGCAATGCCGTACTCAGAAGTGTTTCACCACTACATATTGAATATTTACAGAATATGGGTGTGATAGCATCAATGTCAATTTCTATCATCAAAAATAAAAAACTATGGGGACTCATTGCTTGTCATCATCAATCACCCAAATATTTATCCTATGAAATTCGCCATGTTTGTGAATTTTTAGGACAAATGACATCTTTAGAATTAGGTGCTAAGGAAGATAGTGAAGATACTGAATATAAATTAAAGTTGAAATCTATCCAATCTAAATTAGTAGAATATATGTCAGTAGAAAAAAACTTTATTCAAGGTTTAATTAACCATCAACCCAATTTACTTAATCTTGTAGATGCTGAAGGAGCAGCAGTTTATTTTGATAGTGAATATATTACTTTTGGTAAAACTCCTGAAATACAAGAAATTCATAATTTAGTGACATGGATTACTAAAAATCTGCATGACGAGATTTTTTATACTGATGGACTCTCACAAGTTTATCCAGCAGCAGAAAAATTTGCAAATATCGCTAGTGGTTTGATGGTTATTTCTATCGACAAAAGCCAGAACAATTATGTTCTGTGGTTTCGTCCAGAAGTTGTGCAAACTGTAAATTGGGGAGGAAATCCCAATAAAGCTGTAGAAGTAACAGTAAATGGGGATTTACACTTATCACCCCGTAAGTCTTTTGATTTATGGAAAGAAACAGTACGGTTAAAGTCACTTCCTTGGAAATCCTGTGAAGTGAATGCAGCACTAGAGTTGAGACATGCTATTATCAGTGTGATACTGCGAAAACTAGATGAGCTTGCACAGATAAATAGAGAATTGGAGAAGAGTAACAGTGAATTAGACGCTTTTGCGTATATTGCATCCCATGATTTAAAAGAACCACTGCGCGGGATTCATAATTATTCTAACTTTCTGATAGAAGATTATGGTAACACCCTGGATGAAGATGGTAACACTAAATTAAAAACCTTAGTGCGCTTGACTCAGCGCATGGAAGATTTAATTGATTCATTACTGCATTTTTCTCGCTTAGGACGGGTAGACCTTTCTATGCAGAAAACAAACCTCAACCATCTTTTATCTCAAACTTTAGATCTATTGAGCGCACGAATTGAAGAAATAGGAATAGAAATTCGTATTCCTCAACCACTACCAACAGTTTATTGTGATCGCGTTCAAGTAGGAGAAGTATTTAATAATTTGATTGCTAATGCCATTAAATACAATGATAAAGAGGATCAATGGATCGAGATTGGATATTTACATAATCATGAAGTCTTTATATTTTATGTCAAAGATAACGGAATTGGGATAAAAAATAAACATTTTGAATCTATTTTTCGCATCTTTAAAAGACTCCACAGTCCCAATAAATTTGGTGGTGGTATGGGAGCAGGGCTAACAATTACTAAAAAAATTATCGAGCGACATGGAGGTAAAATCTGGGTAGATTCAACCTATGGTGAAGGTAGTACTTTCTATTTTACATTACAAGCAGGAGAAATTTAA
- a CDS encoding response regulator, with the protein MPADLPLARLRILVVDDDEDSRFYVTTVLEADGAVVTAVSSAAAALEMLTRFKPDALICDIAMPDEDGYSLIRQVRSLKANEGGRIPAVALTAYADSDDRLCALQAGFQNHIAKPVEPDELVEIIAKLVAFSHN; encoded by the coding sequence ATGCCAGCCGATCTCCCTCTTGCTCGTTTACGCATTCTCGTAGTCGATGATGATGAGGATAGTCGCTTTTACGTTACTACTGTCTTAGAAGCAGATGGAGCAGTTGTGACAGCGGTTTCTTCAGCAGCAGCGGCGTTAGAAATGCTAACCAGGTTTAAACCTGATGCTTTAATCTGTGATATTGCTATGCCTGATGAAGATGGCTATAGTTTAATCCGCCAAGTGCGATCGCTTAAAGCAAATGAAGGTGGAAGAATTCCGGCTGTGGCTTTAACTGCTTATGCAGATAGTGATGATAGACTTTGCGCCTTACAAGCTGGCTTTCAGAATCATATAGCTAAACCTGTAGAGCCAGATGAATTAGTGGAAATTATAGCCAAATTAGTCGCATTTTCTCACAATTAA
- a CDS encoding DUF928 domain-containing protein has product MQKYIGLALLAISLTATPVQAQIQFQKPAQVSVDEKYRWQRQEPSYHSCHCGCRKSKMLAIVPNNSPSLTMSSHPKFFVNVPKIEPKFIESPDGKLKGEFRLIVQANYEEIYQTEIPISDEGIIEINLPSNVLGLEVGKDYEWVFVIFCNADDHFESINVGGLVRRVEPSAKLISQLKRANPLQTAVIYAKNGIWVEAISTLAQLRRESPQDLRLIAYWRSLLKSVDLQDITFPSLMKYTD; this is encoded by the coding sequence ATGCAAAAATATATTGGTTTGGCTTTGTTGGCAATTTCTTTAACGGCCACACCAGTCCAGGCACAGATACAGTTTCAGAAGCCGGCTCAAGTATCTGTAGATGAAAAATACCGTTGGCAACGACAAGAACCAAGTTATCATTCCTGTCACTGTGGCTGTCGGAAATCAAAAATGCTGGCGATTGTACCGAATAATAGTCCGTCCTTAACTATGTCTTCACATCCTAAGTTTTTTGTTAATGTGCCAAAGATAGAACCAAAGTTTATTGAGTCACCAGATGGAAAACTTAAGGGTGAGTTTCGTTTAATAGTCCAGGCAAATTATGAGGAAATTTACCAAACAGAAATACCAATATCAGATGAGGGAATCATAGAGATTAATTTGCCAAGTAATGTTCTGGGATTAGAAGTAGGAAAAGATTATGAATGGGTATTTGTGATATTTTGCAATGCTGATGACCACTTTGAATCAATTAATGTTGGGGGACTGGTGCGACGGGTTGAACCATCGGCAAAACTGATATCCCAACTCAAACGAGCAAATCCTCTACAAACGGCTGTCATCTATGCCAAAAACGGAATCTGGGTAGAGGCAATTTCTACCTTGGCTCAATTACGGCGGGAATCTCCCCAGGATTTGAGGCTCATCGCATATTGGCGTTCCTTACTCAAGTCTGTTGATTTACAGGATATAACGTTTCCCAGTCTGATGAAGTACACTGATTAA
- the guaA gene encoding glutamine-hydrolyzing GMP synthase, with amino-acid sequence MNTAVTLPTEQAPQTQEGLRQLNRQIIVILDFGSQYSELIARRIRETQVYSEVFSYRTTAEHLRQLNPKGIILSGGPNSVYADHAPHCDPEIWNLGIPILGVCYGMQLMVNQLGGNVTKAERGEYGKASLYIDDPTDLLTNVEDGTTMWMSHGDSVQKMPQGFELLAHTENTPCAAIADHEKKLYGVQFHPEVVHSLGGIALIRNFVYHICDCEPTWTTAAFVEESIREIRARVGNKRVLLALSGGVDSSTLAFLLYKAIGEQLTCVFIDQGFMRKLEPERLLKLFQEQFHIPVEYVNARDRFIAAIADVTDPEEKRRRIGHEFIRVFEETSKNLGHFDYLAQGTLYPDVIESADTNVDPKTGERVAVKIKSHHNVGGLPKDLRFKLVEPLRKLFKDEVRKVGRSIGLPEEIVQRQPFPGPGLAIRILGEVTSERLNILRDADLIVRQEINQRGMYNEVWQAFAVLLPIRSVGVMGDKRTYAYPIVLRIVTSEDGMTADWARVPYDVLEAISTRIVNEVKGVNRVVYDITSKPPGTIEWE; translated from the coding sequence ATGAATACAGCGGTGACTCTACCAACCGAACAAGCACCTCAAACACAAGAAGGTTTGAGGCAGCTTAATCGCCAAATTATTGTAATTTTAGACTTTGGATCTCAATATTCTGAACTAATAGCTCGTCGTATCCGCGAGACTCAAGTATACTCTGAAGTATTTTCTTATCGCACTACAGCGGAACATTTACGCCAACTAAATCCTAAAGGGATTATCTTATCTGGTGGGCCAAATTCAGTATATGCTGATCATGCTCCCCATTGTGACCCAGAAATCTGGAATTTGGGAATCCCCATTTTAGGCGTATGCTATGGGATGCAATTGATGGTTAATCAGCTTGGTGGAAATGTTACCAAAGCTGAACGAGGTGAATATGGGAAAGCATCTTTATATATAGATGATCCCACAGACTTGCTGACTAATGTTGAAGATGGCACAACAATGTGGATGAGTCATGGCGATTCAGTCCAAAAAATGCCACAAGGATTTGAATTACTAGCGCATACAGAAAATACTCCCTGTGCTGCTATTGCTGACCATGAAAAGAAACTTTATGGTGTACAGTTCCATCCCGAAGTCGTACATTCTCTTGGTGGTATAGCATTAATTCGTAACTTTGTCTACCACATTTGCGATTGTGAACCCACTTGGACAACAGCAGCTTTTGTAGAAGAATCAATTCGGGAAATTCGCGCCAGAGTTGGCAATAAACGAGTATTATTAGCCCTTTCCGGTGGTGTAGATTCTTCTACCCTGGCATTTTTGCTGTATAAAGCTATCGGTGAACAGCTAACTTGTGTGTTTATCGATCAAGGCTTTATGCGTAAATTAGAGCCAGAAAGATTACTGAAGTTATTCCAAGAACAGTTTCATATTCCCGTAGAATATGTGAATGCCCGCGATCGCTTCATCGCTGCAATTGCCGATGTCACAGATCCCGAAGAAAAACGCCGCCGCATTGGACATGAATTTATTCGCGTCTTTGAAGAAACATCCAAAAATCTGGGGCATTTTGATTACTTAGCTCAAGGTACTCTCTATCCTGATGTGATCGAATCCGCTGATACAAATGTTGACCCCAAAACTGGTGAACGGGTAGCAGTGAAAATTAAGAGTCATCACAACGTTGGTGGTTTACCCAAAGACCTCAGATTCAAACTGGTGGAACCATTGCGAAAACTTTTTAAAGATGAAGTTCGCAAAGTAGGACGTTCTATTGGTTTACCAGAAGAAATTGTCCAACGCCAACCTTTCCCAGGCCCAGGTTTAGCAATTCGCATTTTAGGTGAAGTCACATCCGAACGGTTAAATATTTTACGCGATGCTGATTTAATTGTCCGTCAAGAAATCAATCAGCGGGGAATGTATAACGAAGTTTGGCAAGCTTTTGCCGTATTACTACCAATTCGCAGTGTGGGTGTCATGGGTGATAAACGTACCTACGCCTACCCCATTGTTTTGCGGATTGTCACCAGTGAAGATGGCATGACAGCCGACTGGGCGCGTGTACCTTATGATGTCCTAGAAGCCATCTCTACCAGGATTGTCAATGAAGTCAAAGGCGTTAACCGCGTGGTTTATGACATCACCTCTAAACCACCCGGAACTATTGAGTGGGAATGA
- the cbiD gene encoding cobalt-precorrin-5B (C(1))-methyltransferase CbiD, with protein sequence MSRSGYTLPVFACAAAVAALHWLRHRQPLTVTSVDLIEPAQIAEIAIEQVAGISENSALAITRSDPGDNLDLTRNTPIWAMVEWFKGDGERVIIKGGEGIGKQLNGEGNAAIYAYAQRLLTENLQRLLAPDEQIIVTIILPEGRSLALRTSNAAFGVVEGLSLLGTTGISQPLSTPDQLTAFRNELKDKASQFETLVFCIGENGLDLAQKLGINPQQLVKTANWLGPMLVEADILGVKEILLFGYHGKLIKLAGGIFHTHHHLADGRREILAAHCGILGLPYPHIYTVFYSPTTEAALKYLRSLDSIYNSDWVNQVYRYIAETIDMRCQEYLKSHSDRVTAKTVCGSVLFDRDRQIIVQSKTGCMLMGKLC encoded by the coding sequence ATGTCCCGTTCTGGATACACGCTTCCTGTATTTGCTTGTGCTGCTGCTGTTGCAGCTTTACATTGGTTACGTCATCGTCAGCCTTTGACTGTAACCTCGGTGGATTTGATTGAACCAGCCCAAATCGCAGAAATAGCAATTGAACAGGTAGCAGGAATATCTGAAAATTCTGCTTTGGCTATTACCCGCAGTGATCCGGGTGATAATCTGGATTTGACTAGAAATACACCAATTTGGGCAATGGTGGAATGGTTTAAGGGAGATGGGGAAAGAGTAATTATTAAAGGGGGTGAGGGGATTGGGAAGCAACTTAATGGTGAAGGGAACGCAGCGATTTATGCTTATGCCCAAAGGTTGTTAACAGAGAATTTGCAACGACTGTTAGCACCTGATGAGCAAATCATAGTCACGATTATTTTACCAGAAGGGCGATCGCTCGCATTGCGAACTTCAAACGCTGCTTTTGGTGTGGTGGAAGGACTTTCTCTCTTAGGAACAACAGGTATTTCTCAACCTTTGAGTACACCAGATCAACTCACAGCTTTCCGCAACGAGTTAAAAGACAAAGCTAGTCAATTTGAGACTTTAGTTTTTTGTATTGGGGAAAACGGCTTAGATTTAGCGCAAAAACTAGGGATAAATCCTCAACAATTGGTGAAAACAGCTAACTGGTTGGGACCAATGTTAGTAGAAGCTGATATTTTAGGTGTTAAAGAAATTTTGTTGTTTGGCTATCACGGTAAACTGATCAAACTAGCAGGGGGAATTTTTCACACCCATCATCACTTAGCTGATGGCCGACGGGAAATTTTAGCAGCACACTGTGGCATACTAGGTTTACCATATCCGCATATATACACAGTTTTTTACAGTCCCACCACAGAAGCAGCATTAAAGTATCTGCGTTCCTTAGACAGCATATACAATAGCGATTGGGTAAATCAAGTTTATAGGTACATTGCCGAAACCATTGATATGCGTTGTCAAGAATATCTGAAAAGCCACAGTGACAGGGTTACAGCCAAAACAGTCTGTGGTTCAGTTCTCTTTGATCGCGATCGCCAAATTATCGTTCAAAGTAAAACTGGTTGTATGCTAATGGGAAAATTATGCTAA
- a CDS encoding hybrid sensor histidine kinase/response regulator, whose translation MMQQLTVLIVDDSSEDRQTYHRYLLQDKEYSYTIIEEESGHAALVLCQQFHPNAILLDFNLPDLDGLEFIAELKQQTPKMMPLIIMLTGYGNEDIAVQAMKYGVQDYLVKGRTTADLLRSTIHAAIKNSQLTQELQRTENRFQTSVENLMDCFGIYSAIRNQKGEIIDFQIDYVNAVACKCHGMTKEDQLGQSLCAIFPAYKESGLFNEYCQVLEIGKPLVKESQQFICADKPEQSHRTFDFRITKMEDSCVVSWRDVTEKKHAEEQLRQSQQFIESITEATPGMLYVYDLVAKRNIYINSQVKELLGYTPQQIQNMSIVDMGNLIHPDDIESISAMYPQFNLAQDGEILETELRMQHFNGEWRWFCCRYVVFARNANGSPYQFLGSAIDISESKLTEEALRQSEAKFRRIVESNVVGIYFGDFHGQIFEANDAFLKMFGYTHEELANGSIRWDMMTPSEYQTLDEQKIQELQTLGICTPFEKEYFCKDGTRVPIILGIALIEGREKDGYSACFVLDLTERKQAEEALRQSEELYRYLSDAIPQLVWIANTEGEYVHVNQQWLEYTGERIEEVRGFGWTRYVHPDDLQITMQALLGGMQTGEPYECEKRLRRYDGVYRWHLVRGVPIKNELGQVVKWFGTSTDIEDRKQLEVERVRLLDLEQAARLEAETANQIKDDFVAMVSHDLRSPLNAILGWASILRNRSVDTQTFHRALETIERNAHSQGKLLEDLLNISRILRGKLHLELRQVNLVSIILAAVETAYPTANANDIFLESIIDESIEPIMGDENRLLQVLGNLLSNAIKFTSSGGRVKVSLSQVYDQVEKLKYAQITVSDTGIGISPEYLPFVFERYYQGDSLTYTVDNRAHKQGGLGLGLAIARHLVELHGGTIQATSPGVGKGATFTIKLPV comes from the coding sequence ATGATGCAACAGCTAACTGTTTTAATTGTCGATGATTCTTCTGAAGATCGCCAGACTTATCACCGCTATCTGCTACAAGATAAAGAATATAGTTACACAATTATTGAAGAAGAATCAGGCCATGCAGCGTTGGTTTTATGTCAGCAGTTTCACCCCAATGCCATCTTATTAGATTTTAATCTACCTGATTTAGATGGGCTAGAATTCATAGCAGAATTAAAACAGCAGACTCCAAAAATGATGCCATTAATAATTATGTTAACAGGGTATGGTAACGAAGATATTGCTGTGCAAGCGATGAAATATGGTGTCCAAGATTATTTAGTGAAAGGACGGACAACAGCCGATTTGTTACGCTCTACTATCCATGCAGCAATTAAAAATTCTCAACTCACTCAAGAACTACAAAGAACTGAGAATCGTTTTCAGACTTCCGTAGAAAATCTAATGGATTGTTTTGGTATTTACTCAGCTATTCGTAATCAGAAAGGCGAAATAATAGATTTTCAGATTGATTATGTAAATGCCGTAGCCTGTAAATGTCACGGTATGACTAAGGAAGATCAATTAGGTCAGAGTCTGTGTGCAATTTTCCCTGCTTATAAAGAAAGTGGTTTATTTAATGAGTATTGCCAAGTGCTGGAAATCGGTAAACCTTTAGTTAAAGAATCACAACAATTTATATGTGCTGATAAACCAGAGCAATCACATAGAACTTTTGATTTTCGGATTACTAAAATGGAAGATAGCTGTGTTGTTTCATGGCGAGATGTGACTGAAAAAAAACACGCAGAGGAACAGTTACGGCAAAGTCAGCAGTTTATTGAAAGCATTACTGAAGCAACTCCAGGGATGTTGTATGTTTACGATTTAGTTGCAAAGCGGAATATCTATATTAATAGTCAGGTTAAGGAATTGTTGGGTTATACACCTCAACAAATTCAGAATATGAGTATAGTGGATATGGGTAATTTAATACATCCCGATGATATCGAGTCAATATCAGCGATGTATCCACAATTTAATTTAGCCCAGGATGGCGAAATTCTGGAAACTGAATTGAGAATGCAGCACTTCAATGGTGAATGGCGCTGGTTTTGCTGTCGATATGTGGTGTTTGCGAGAAATGCTAACGGTTCTCCTTATCAGTTTCTCGGTTCAGCAATTGATATCAGTGAGAGCAAATTAACTGAAGAGGCATTACGTCAAAGTGAAGCTAAATTTCGCCGAATTGTAGAATCTAATGTTGTTGGTATTTACTTTGGTGACTTCCATGGGCAAATTTTTGAAGCTAACGATGCCTTTTTGAAAATGTTTGGCTATACCCATGAGGAATTAGCTAATGGAAGTATCCGTTGGGATATGATGACACCTTCGGAATACCAAACTTTGGATGAGCAGAAAATTCAAGAACTACAAACTTTGGGAATTTGCACTCCCTTTGAGAAGGAATATTTTTGCAAAGATGGGACTCGTGTGCCGATTATTTTAGGAATTGCGTTGATAGAAGGTAGAGAAAAAGATGGTTATAGTGCCTGCTTTGTGCTTGATTTAACGGAGCGTAAACAGGCTGAAGAGGCATTGCGCCAAAGTGAGGAATTGTACCGTTACTTGTCTGATGCTATACCTCAACTTGTGTGGATAGCTAATACTGAGGGTGAATATGTTCATGTTAATCAACAGTGGCTGGAATATACAGGAGAAAGGATTGAGGAGGTGAGGGGGTTTGGCTGGACAAGATATGTGCATCCAGACGATCTGCAAATTACTATGCAGGCTTTGTTAGGGGGTATGCAGACTGGGGAACCTTATGAATGTGAAAAGCGCTTGAGAAGATATGACGGTGTTTATCGCTGGCATTTAGTCAGGGGTGTACCTATCAAAAATGAGTTGGGACAGGTTGTGAAGTGGTTTGGGACGAGTACAGATATTGAAGATCGCAAGCAATTGGAAGTAGAACGTGTGCGACTTTTAGATTTGGAACAAGCTGCACGTCTTGAAGCTGAGACAGCTAACCAAATAAAAGATGACTTTGTGGCGATGGTGTCTCATGATTTGCGATCGCCACTCAACGCTATTTTAGGCTGGGCATCCATACTGCGAAATCGGTCTGTAGATACACAAACTTTCCACCGTGCGTTAGAAACCATTGAACGAAATGCTCATTCCCAAGGGAAACTTTTGGAGGATTTGCTCAATATCTCCCGTATTCTTCGGGGGAAGCTACATCTAGAACTTCGTCAAGTGAATCTGGTGTCTATTATCCTGGCAGCTGTTGAAACTGCTTATCCGACTGCAAATGCTAATGATATTTTTCTCGAATCTATTATTGATGAGTCTATTGAACCCATTATGGGTGATGAAAATCGCTTGCTACAAGTTTTAGGCAATTTACTCTCTAACGCTATTAAGTTCACCTCATCAGGTGGCAGAGTCAAAGTGAGTCTGTCACAAGTTTATGATCAGGTCGAAAAACTCAAATATGCTCAAATTACAGTTAGTGATACAGGGATTGGCATCAGTCCAGAGTATCTACCGTTTGTGTTTGAACGCTATTACCAGGGTGATAGCTTAACTTATACCGTAGATAATCGCGCTCACAAACAAGGTGGTTTAGGATTGGGTTTAGCGATCGCTCGTCATTTAGTAGAACTACACGGTGGCACTATTCAAGCCACCAGTCCCGGTGTAGGTAAAGGCGCTACTTTCACCATTAAATTACCTGTTTAG
- a CDS encoding response regulator, whose protein sequence is MQQPLAKCTFCQKSALLLVIEDSDEDFEAFSRVIDQQGFINPIFRCTDGDDALDYLYHDGIYNDYQTFPRPSIILLDLNLPGTDGREILQQIKQDENLKIIPVIVFTTSSNPKDIEICYQNSVASYMVKPIDIKKLVKTIQSFITYWLDIVILPDIESN, encoded by the coding sequence ATGCAACAACCATTAGCTAAATGTACATTTTGTCAAAAATCAGCCCTATTGTTAGTAATTGAAGATAGTGATGAAGATTTTGAAGCTTTTAGTAGAGTCATAGATCAACAAGGATTTATCAATCCCATTTTCCGTTGTACTGATGGAGATGATGCTCTAGATTACCTGTACCACGATGGTATTTATAATGATTATCAAACTTTTCCACGTCCATCTATTATTTTACTTGACTTGAATTTACCAGGAACTGATGGTAGAGAAATTTTACAGCAAATTAAACAGGATGAAAATTTAAAAATTATTCCTGTAATTGTATTTACTACGTCTTCTAATCCCAAGGATATTGAAATATGTTACCAAAACTCTGTTGCTAGTTATATGGTGAAACCAATCGATATCAAAAAATTAGTAAAAACGATTCAAAGCTTTATCACTTATTGGTTAGATATCGTCATTCTTCCTGATATTGAAAGTAATTAG
- a CDS encoding ISL3 family transposase, with protein sequence MKFSVDQILNLPEMKVLDFQELVGAGIIITIEKAVNYSTCPDCEKTTYSIHQNHWRLIHDLSWSEKPVLLRINRRQFKCNKCKKVFSEKLNFVDKSKGYTKRLAIDIVAQVLDSNIHSVAERNDLSDEEVESMLKAQVSQILNINLNQVKRLGIDEIALVKGQGSYLAVLVDLDTRKPIELVKSRRIEEIREVIVKWGSQVLEQIVEVSMDLWSPYKSLVEELMPNANITADRFHVMKQVNDELDAMRKSEKRAAMSLDNKSERDRILAGLNKSKYSLIKNEDSLNEQQKERLNNVQKVSPILAKMHALKEEFRDIFESTKSWGESIMNLLDWMHDGLSYFPKSIGTMIRWFGEVVGYFDGRTTSGTVEGINNKLKLIKRLGYGFRNFSNFRLRSLLNWHFSINSP encoded by the coding sequence ATGAAATTTAGCGTAGATCAAATCCTCAATCTCCCAGAGATGAAAGTGTTAGATTTTCAAGAACTTGTTGGGGCAGGAATAATTATAACAATAGAGAAAGCTGTCAACTATTCTACTTGTCCAGACTGTGAAAAAACCACCTATAGTATACATCAAAATCATTGGCGGCTAATTCACGATTTATCTTGGAGTGAAAAACCAGTATTGTTAAGAATAAATCGCCGTCAATTCAAATGTAACAAGTGCAAAAAGGTCTTCAGTGAAAAGCTAAATTTTGTAGATAAAAGTAAAGGATATACTAAAAGACTAGCCATAGATATAGTTGCACAAGTATTAGACAGTAATATTCATAGTGTTGCCGAAAGAAATGACTTAAGCGATGAAGAAGTTGAATCAATGTTAAAGGCACAAGTATCACAAATATTAAACATTAATTTAAATCAGGTGAAAAGGTTAGGCATAGATGAGATTGCTTTGGTGAAAGGTCAAGGAAGTTATTTAGCAGTATTAGTAGATTTAGATACTCGTAAACCCATTGAGTTGGTGAAGTCAAGAAGAATAGAAGAAATACGTGAAGTTATTGTCAAATGGGGATCTCAGGTACTTGAACAAATAGTTGAAGTGAGTATGGATCTTTGGTCTCCTTATAAAAGTTTAGTAGAAGAATTAATGCCAAATGCGAATATAACTGCTGATAGATTTCATGTAATGAAACAAGTAAATGATGAATTAGATGCTATGCGTAAATCTGAAAAGAGAGCCGCCATGTCTTTAGATAATAAATCAGAGCGAGACCGAATATTAGCAGGATTAAATAAAAGCAAATATAGCTTAATAAAAAATGAAGATTCTTTAAATGAACAACAAAAAGAAAGATTAAATAATGTTCAAAAAGTTTCCCCTATTCTGGCAAAAATGCACGCCCTAAAAGAAGAATTTCGAGACATATTTGAATCCACTAAGTCTTGGGGCGAAAGCATAATGAATTTATTAGATTGGATGCACGATGGACTTTCTTATTTTCCCAAAAGTATAGGAACAATGATTAGGTGGTTTGGTGAAGTTGTAGGTTATTTTGACGGCAGAACTACTAGTGGTACTGTAGAAGGAATTAATAATAAACTCAAATTAATCAAAAGACTTGGATATGGATTTCGTAACTTTAGCAATTTCAGATTACGTAGTTTATTAAACTGGCACTTTAGTATTAATTCTCCATAA